The stretch of DNA NNNNNNNNNNNNNNNNNNNNNNNNNNNNNNNNNNNNNNNNNNNNNNNNNNNNNNNNNNNNNNNNNNNNNNNNNNNNNNNNNNNNNNNNNNNNNNNNNNNNNNNNNNNNNNNNNNNNNNNNNNNNNNNNNNNNNNNNNNNNNNNNNNNNNNNNNNNNNNNNNNNNNNNNNNNNNNNNNNNNNNNNNNNNNNNNNNNNNNNNNNNNNNNNNNNNNNNNNNNNNNNNNNNNNNNNNNNNNNNNNNNNNNNNNNNNNNNNNNNNNNNNNNNNNNNNNNNNNNNNNNNNNNNNNNNNNNNNNNNNNNNNNNNNNNNNNNNNNNNNNNNNNNNNNNNNNNNNNNNNNNNNNNNNNNNNNNNNNNNNNNNNNNNNNNNNNNNNNNNNNNNNNNNNNNNNNNNNNNNNNNNNNNNNNNNNNNNNNNNNNNNNNNNNNNNNNNNNNNNNNNNNNNNNNNNNNNNNNNNNNNNNNNNNNNNNNNNNNNNNNNNNNNNNNNNNNNNNNNNNNNNNNNNNNNNNNNNNNNNNNNNNNNNNNNNNNNNNNNNNNNNNNNNNNNNNNNNNNNNNNNNNNNNNNNNNNNNNNNNNNNNNNNNNNNNNNNNNNNNNNNNNNNNNNNNNNNNNNNNNNNNNNNNNNNNNNNNNNNNNNNNNNNNNNNNNNNNNNNNNNNNNNNNNNNNNNNNNNNNNNNNNNNNNNNNNNNNNNNNNNNNNNNNNNNNNNNNNNNNNNNNNNNNNNNNNNNNNNNNNNNNNNNNNNNNNNNNNNNNNNNNNNNNNNNNNNNNNNNNNNNNNNNNNNNNNNNNNNNNNNNNNNNNNNNNNNNNNNNNNNNNNNNNNNatttctcatattgtatgtggatgacatactgttgatgggaaatgatatagaattcttggaaagcataaaggcctacttgaacaagtgtttttcaatgaaggatcttggagaagctgcttatatattaggcatcaagatctatagagatagatcgagacgcctcattggtctttcacagagtacgtaccttgacaagatattgaaaaagttcaaaatggatcagtcaaagaaggggttcttgcctgtattgcaaggtacgagattgagcacggctcaatgcccgaccacggcagaagatagagaaaagatgagtgtcgtcccctatgcctcggccatagagtctatcatgtatgctatgctgtgtaccagacctgatgtaaaccttgtcgtaagtttggtaggaaggtaccaaagtaatctcggcatggaacactggacagcggtcaagaatatcctgaagtacctgaaaaggaccaaggaaatgtttctcgtttatggaggtgacgaagagctcatcgtaaagggttacatcgatgctagcttcgacacagatctgtatgactctaagtcacaaaccggatatgtgtatattttgaatggtggggcagtaagctggtgcagttgcaagcaaagcgttgtggcgggatctacatgtgaagcggagtacatggcagcctcggaggcagcacaagaagcagtctgggttaaggagttcattaccgacctaggagtcatacccaatgcgtcgggcccgatgactctcttctgtgacaacactggagctattgcccttgccaaggagcccaggtttcacaagaagaccaggcatatcaagcgtcgcttcaactccattcgtgaaagtgttcaaaatggagacatagagatttgtaaagtacatacggacctgaatgtagcagatccattgactaaacctctccctagagcaaaacatgatcaacaccagaactgcatgggtgttcaattcatcacaatgtaactagaatattgactctagtgcaagtgggagactgttggaaatatgccctagaggcaataataaaatggttattattatatttctttcttcatgataattgtctattgttcatgctataattgtgttatccggaaattgtaatacatgtgtgaatacatagaccacaacacgtccctagtgagcctctagttgactagctcgttgatcaaaagatagtcatggtttcctgactatggacattggatgtcattgataacgggatcacatcattaggagaatgatgtgatggacaagacccaatcctaagcttagctcaaagatcgtgtagttcatttgctgtagcttttctggatgtcaagtatcatttccttagaccatgagattgtgcaactcccggataccgtaggagtgccttgggtgtgccaaatgtcacaacgtaactgggtgattataaaggtacattataggtatctccgaaagtgtctgttgggttggcacgaatcgagactaggatttgtcactccgtatgacggagaggtatctctgggcccactcggtaatgcatcatcataatgagctcaatatgatcaagtggttgatcacgggatcatgcattacggtacgagtaaagtgacttgccggtaacgagactgaacaaggtattgggataccgatgatcgagtctcgggcaagtaacgtaccgattgacaaagggaattgtatacggattgattgaatcctcgacatcgtggttcatccgatgagatcatcgtggagcatgtgggagccaacatgggtatccagatcccgctgttggttattgaccggagagtcgtctcggtcatgtctgcatgtctcccgaacccatagggtctacacacttaaggttcggtgacgctagggttgttaggaagacttgtatgtgattatcgaatgttgttcggagtcctggatgagatcccggacgtcatgaggagttccggaatggtccggaggtaaagatttatatatgggaagttgtcatacggtcgccggaaaggttcgggggcatatcggtattgtaccggggccaccggaggggttctaggggtccaccgggaggggccacctcttccggtgggccttatgggctgtatggagaagggaaccagcccaagtgggctggggcgccacacccccctagggcccatgcacctagggttgggggaaaccctaagggggggcgcccccttgcttggggggcaagccccccctccccttggccgccgcccccctctagatctcatctagagggggccggcccccttcccccttcccctataaatagaggggtgaggggagggctgcacacaacatccaaggcgcagcccctcccctccccaacacctctcctcctccataagagcttggcgaagccctgccggagtactgcagcttcatcaccaccacgccgtcgtgctgatgttggagccctcttcctcaacctctccctcctccttgctggatcaaggcgcgggagacgtccttgcttcgtacgtgtgttgaacgcggaggtgccgtccgttcggcgctaggatcttcggtgatttggatcacgtcgagtacgactccatcaaccccgttctcttgaacgcttccgctcgtgatctacaagggtatgtagatgcactcctctctccctcgttgctagatgactccatagattgatcttggtgatgcgtagaaaattttaaaattctgctacgttccccaataggtGGATGGCAGGTGGGGTAGCGCGGGCATGCAGCGGACAGTGGAGGACGAGAGGGAGGCAGAAAACATCCGCTTTGTGTCCGCTTCGGACCCAAATCAGTCCCAAATTTGAGCCGGAAATGGGTCCGCGTGGACACAAAGCGGACGCAAAATGAAAATGGGTATGTGCGTTAGGCCATTGTTTTGTCCGCGCCGACCCAAATGAACAACGGCGAACGAAATGGGTCGCTCCATTGAAGTTACTCTAAGTAACCAATCAACCTTTAGCCAGCCGCCGGTTGCTACCTGATTGGATCGCCGTCCATCCCACCGAAGTGCACACATCTGATGATAAAAATGTGATCGCCATCGACACGTCCATCTCCCTCCAAGCGTTGGGTTGGGTCCCTTCAAGATCTATGGCGATCCAGTATGATTCAAAGAATGTCCATCGGTACTCGGCTGTGAAACGCGTCAGCCTTGAATAACGAGAGAATTGAttataaccccccccccccagctcGTGTGCCTTGGATCTTAAGCCCCTTTCTTCGTCTCCCTTCCTTCTAAGCCCCCCAGTTCGGTCTTGTTGTTGCTAATTCCCCCCTTTGACATCCTTAACATATTTGTCAATATATAACCAACCAAAGGGCATCTGATTAGACAGAACTGCTCTTCAGTTTCTACCCAGCCCCAGATCGACGCAGACCTCAGTTCAGCTGGCCGCCGCCAAGCCTCAGCTCCGCCGGtcagagcatctccaacaggcacCGAACGCGTCGCGTGGAAAACTGCTTTGCCGCGCGCCGGTCGCCTGGTTTGGCGCGGCGCGCAGCGCTGGCTCCAGCAGCCGCGCTAAAAAGTAGCGCACGCGCGCGCCGCTCCAGCAGCGCGCAAAAATGCAGCGCGTGCGACTGTCGCACAAACAACATATGCATTCCAAAACATAAGCAAAAAGATCAAACACAAACAAAAAtaaatcaaaataaataattcaatTTCATTATTACAACTCAAACAAATAGTTTATCATTCAATACAACAAATAATGCAATAAacacaacaaatagttcaacaatACAATATCAAACGCATAAATCATGATGCTCTTTGTCGTCCATTCCATGCCCACCACTCCTCAATTAGATCCTTCTGAAGATCATTATGCGCTGCGGGACGTCGAATGGCATGATAGGAGGCAACAAAACAGGCCACCCTTTCAGCCCTCCGTCGCACTCGCACGTTATGTCCAAGAGCTCATACTGAGAGTAGCCTACATCTTGGCCACGCTcattctcgatgatcatgttatgcatgatcacacaagcgtgCATGATGTACCAAAGCATTTTCTGATCCCAAAATCTAGCCCGTCCTCTCACAATAGCAAATTGGGCTTGCAAAATCCCAAAAGCTCTCTCCACATCTTTTCTAGCCGCCGCCTGAGCATTGTGGAAATCAAGTTTTTTCTTACCTTCTGGCTTTTTCAACGGCTTGACAAAGGTTTGCCACTTTGGATAGATGCCATCCGCTAGATAATAGCCATAGTTGTATGTACGACCATTTGCTACAAACTGCACTGGTGGCAACTCACCATTTGCAATCTTATTCATCAGTGGTGACCGGTTGACAACATTGATGTCGTTCAAAGATCCAGGGATCCCAAAGAATGCATGCCAAATCCAAGTCTCTTGATCGGCCACCGCTTCAAGGATTATAGTGGCACCCTTTTTTTGGCCATGGAACTGCCCATGCCATGCCTTTGGACAATTCTTCCAActccaatgcatgcaatctatTGAGCCAAGCATGCCAGGAAAGCCGCGAGCTTTGTTCATCGCCAATAGCCTTGCGGCGTCTTTAGCATTGGGAGATCTCAAATACTCCTCGCCAAACACTTGCACAATTCCGACTGCGAAGCGCTTGACACACATGATGGCTTGGCTCTCATCCATAGCCAAGTGATCATCAACTAGATTAGCCGGTATACCGTATGCCAACATACGCAAAGCGGCTGTCACCTTCTGAAAGGTGCTATGCCCGAGCTCTCCGGTGGCATTCCTCCTTTGCTGAAAAAAGCGGTCATGGCTCGCTAGTTTCTCTGCAATGCGCCTGAACAACTCGGTGCTCATCCTAAACCGGCGACGAAAATACGACTCGGGGTATGTGTGATTCTCCGCAAAATAATGCTTGATCAATCTGTTGTGGGCATCGATCCTATCCCTCCAAATTTTCTTACGACCCATAACCGAACCATCGTGTTTAGGTTTTTTATTGATATGCATAGCTAGGATCATTGCAAGATCATCCTCCTCTTCCATATCAAATTCTTCTTCGAAAGAATCATACGACGAACTCATCTACAATGTTCAATACTATGATATAAAAACTACAATCAACATGCACGAAATCCATGGCTTTTGAGCAATACATACCTTCTAGGCGTTTTGTCGAACACCTTGCGGGCGCCGAGCGGCAGTGAGCGCACGGGCGCTGTTCGTCGGAGGACGGACGCACGCGAGGGGCGGTGGGACTAGAGGGGGGGTCGGGGAAGCCGCCGCGGGGCGGGGATAGGCCGGGGAAGCGCCGGAACGGTCGCCGGGTGGCGCGGTCGGCGGCTGCGGCGCGGCTGGATGGGGGATGGGAGTTGTGAGCGAGCGCGTGGGAGCGGGCGCAGCAAATAAGCGGCGCGCGATTGAGTTTCGGCCCGCACGCTGAACTACATATGCCGTGCGCGCTGTTTTTGCGCGTCCGCTGGAGCAACTATACCGGTTGCGCGCGCGCTAAAACGGGCAATTTTGCGGCGCGGCGCTAGTTTTggcgcggctgttggagatgctctcaCCACCAATCTCTACTCCAACCGGCTGCCGGGCGCGCTCCTGGCCCCAATCCATGGCCCCGCCCGCCCGCCTCCGGGTCGACCCTGCGTCTCCTGGTCGTCCGCCGCTACCGAACGAACCGGAGTGAGCACGCGCGCACCCAATTCTACTATCTCCCTTCCTCCTCCGTTTTCCCTGGCACCTAGTCCAGTGTGATGCCGAACATGGCCGAGCAAGCCATCTCTGTCTCGCGACTGACGGGACGAGCAGAAACATAAACGAACGAGCGACTTCTCTGTCTTGCGACTTGAAGAAAACATACGAGGGCGGAGTGGTCATTTCAGAATATAATTAGACTAATATATTGGATTATTAGCTTAATGAAGAGATAACTATGCCAAAGGGGGAAATTAGCAACAACGAAACAGAAGTGAGGGGGTCAGAAGGAAGGGAGACGAAGAAAGGGGCTTAAGATATCCAAGGCACACGAGctgggggggtggggggggtgggggtgggtTATAATCAATCCTCCCTTGAATAACACGGGCGCTgcccgtctctctctctctctccgtggCCGTGAGCGCAAACGTGGACGGCATGGGTACAGTGACCTCTGGTTGCTTCAACGCCACTGGCAGTGCCTGGTGGTCCGCTCCGTGGCCGCTTTGGGCATATGGCGGGCCTGCGTGCGGTGCCCCGGTCCCTTGCATGGCTTCCCCCTCCAGGAATCTCTCTGCTCGACTGCTCGCTCATGGGTGGGCAGGGTACGCAAGTGGCATGGGGCCTGGTCCACTTCTGCATGAAATGAAATGGTCTCCGTCCCTGCCTCCGAGCTATGGTGACCCCCTCAAAAAAAACTATTGTGTGGAGTCTGTACGGTGGGTCCATCTTCCGATAAAATGGTTTGCCCGTGCAATAATAATGAAATGAAACGAAGCCATGTGGAAAAACTATTGGGGGCTTAAGAAGTGAGGAAATTAGCAACAACGAAACAGAAGTGAGGGGGTTAGAAGGAAGGGAGACGAAGAAAGGGGCTTAAGATATCCAAGGCACACGAGCTGGGGGGtggggggggtgggggtgggtTATAATCAATCCTCCCTTGAATAACACGGGCGCTgcccgtctctctctctctctctccgtggCCGTGAGCGCAAACGTGGACGGCATGGGTACAGTGACCTCTGGTTGCTTCAACGCCACTGGCAGTGCCTGGTGGTCCGCTCCGTGGCCGCTTTGGGCATATGGCGGGCCTGCGTGCGGTGCCCCGGTCCCTTGCATGGCTTCCCCCTCCAGGAATCTCTCTGCTCGACTGCTCGCTCATGGGTGGGCAGGGTACGCAAGTGGCATGGGGCCTGGTCCACTTCTGCATGAAATGAAATGGTCTCCGTCCCTGCCTCCGAGCTATGGTgaccccctcaaaaaaaaaactatTGTGTGGAGTCTGTACGGTGGGTCCATCTTCCGATAAAATGGTTTGCCCGTGCAATAATAATGAAATGAAACGAAGCCATGGAAAAACTATTGGCCCATGCAGGTCTCGAACCTGCGACCTTCGCGTTATTAGCACGACGCTCTAACCAGCTGAGCTAATAGGCCACTTGGCATCGTTCTTCGACAAAAGATAGATATCCAATCCGACAGGACTAGTTGCAACCATTGTACGCCCGAAATAGCACGGCCTCGGTAGCGCATGCGCGATGGAAGATCATGGTGTTTGAGGCTTTGATTAAAAATGGAGTGATTCGGCTCCGAAACAGTGAAGGACAATGTACAAGTTGTCACCAACTTAGTTGGTTACATGGAACAATCATAGAGACCCTCAGGACCATGCTGAACTGACAGCTGACAGCATATCTGAAACGACTTAGCACACCCAACATTACTGATCAGCACCTCAGAATTGGTTTGGTTTCATCTCTACTTTTCACTTTTCAGGACTTCCACTGGCCAGGAACTCCAAGACGCacttcttcagctcctggaactCTGCTTCAGACAGGGACGCTTCAACCAAAAACCCGCATAGTGTTGCCGCAGATGCTTCGTCGTAGTCCTTCCTCCTCTTCAGAACCAGATGGCCGCTGAGCTCCCACACCGCTGGGTTGATTCTCATGTCGAGGAATTCCTGGCTCGCCTTCCCGGAAGCCTGCTTCTCAGCGTAGCACTGGTTCGTCGATCAAACAGAGGGAGATAAATGTTAAGCCGACAATCCAGTTCTAGTTCACAAATAAAGCCGAGGTTGCATTTGCAGTACTGTACCTGTAGTAGAAGGAATACTCTCTTGCCAGATTCAGAGATAAGGACATTGAAAGGTCTGTTATTCTCTTGCAAGAAGATGCATGCATCTGAGACGACCTGTGACAGATCCTCCAGGCTCGCTCCGCCTTCAAATACAAAGCCGCTTACTGGGTACCACACCAGCTGAGAAATGGTGACACCGTTCCCTACAACTGTCAGTTTCTCTGTCGGCGCCTTTTCGACTGGATATTGCACTTTCAGATAGTATGCCTAACAAGCAATATCTGTGAGAGGGGAGCATAAGGCAGAGATAATCAGTGAAGTTTGAGTATGACTAACTTGGAAATGGAGGTGATTGATTGTTGCGAAAGCACCCAGACTGTTATAGCCAACTCTGAAGAATGGATTCTTTGCCTCCCTTGCGACGTACATGGCCAGTAAGAAGCTCTCTTGATCAACCCTTTGTGGTAAGCATTCCTGGACTCGAGGGATCAAAAGCACATGGCAGTACCCGATTGGGCTCACCTGTGACACAGATTACAGAAACAGTAAATCAGTTTTCATTCCAGGCTTCCAGCTGAGGTTAAAGTAATATCAGAGACGGAGACACACTGACGTTGATCAAAATGCTGCTAGGAGAAGCTGAAACAGTGGGAGGAGCTCCGTCAAAATACTGGGCAGAATCATTCTCAGTTTCTTGGAACCTGAAGATCACCTCCTCTGGTTTAACTTTAGTGAAATTGAACTTGTCACTATGAAATGGTTGGAGGACTTGGTTCATTCCAAATTCAGTTGGCCGCTTCTTCTGGTCACGCCCTTCTATCAATGTTGCAACAAAATTGTGTTCTCCAGGTAGCACCTGTCAACGTGACACTAGGAAATTCAACTAGGGAAAAAACCCAGATAATTCTCAGTATAGTTAATCAGAGAAGAACGTGAAACCTTGGTCTCACAGGTAGTGATGTTGTGGTGAAACAATCCCCTCGCCTTGCGGTCATCCCACTGCAACAACCATTCGCCATTTCCCAATACACTCAGTTTCCATTTCTGTTTATAGTTATCAACAACATACAGAAGTGCAAACAGTACCAACCTCTTTAAAAAGCTTGTGGAGAAATGGGGATAAATTCGGCTCAACCTCCTCCATACGAAGGCAGTTAGTTGAATCAAAACCGTTGCTGCACATGCCTGCTTTTGTTTCAACTGACAGCGGCGTCAGACCACACAAAAACATCACACTTATTCGTAGGAGACGATGCTAACAAATCCCATTGCCAAGTTCCACTTTGACCGCATTCAGTATAACTAATTCTAATTCAAGTAAATCGAATGATTTGATCTAAAACGATATTGAACTACTCCATTATGCTTCATTGGAGTACTAGTTAGCAGTGGAGCAAGAACGTATGTAGCCGTACATAATTTCATATATTAAGCAGTACAGCTCTAGCCCAAGACCACAGTCCAGATTAGCCCATTCGCATCTGCACTGCATTTGAGTTCAGCTCAAACGGGAGCTTCAGAGGCAACCCAGATATCAAATCAAATACGCAGAACATTTCTAATTTCAGCCTCAAGTGTATCCATTCCAGAGCACGGCTAATGGGGCGAACCACCGTCAGCGACAAGTCGCCAAGGCCACACCGACAGCATATACATAGTTGACCGGAAGCACAAAAGAAGACATGAACTTCAGAGAAAGCGAGCTCAGATTACCTCGCAAAAGCCGGTGGTGCGGGAAGCTGTTCCAGCGAGCTCGCGACGCCGCGGGAGCAGCCGGCGCTGGCAAAAGCGAGAAAGGAAGGGGGGAGATGACGGGCATGCACAGAGACCTCCTCCTGTTGCCGGGAACGGACGCGGGCGCCGCAGCAATGGCGGCCCAAGAACTGGATCTCACTCAAAGCGAGCCCCTCCGAAGCGGATGGTTCGGGGCACAGTCCTTGGAGAACGACGGGGAAATTCACGCGAATCCCACGTGGAGGTGGAGGGGAGCCGGATGCCCGGATCTTACTCGAAACTTTGGGGAGAAAGTGGCAGGACCGAGGGAGACGAAGGTACTGGCCGGGCCGGGCCATATGGCCTCTTATTGGGCCTCCAGTCCAGAGAAAGCGGCTGTGCTGTTTGACTGTGCGTGGGCCTGTAGTTCCAGGGGGAAGAAGAAAAGGAGGTCGTACTTCCGTGGACGCTTGCTTAAAAAAAACACTTCCGTGGACATGGTCCACACCGGTCTCGGGCAGTTCGTCGACGCAGACAAGTGGGTCCCACGTTGGTCGTCGCAGGTCCCCATGGTGTGCGGGCCAGCAGTGGGGCGCTCGCCCGCGCCTCCCGTCGCCCGAGAACGGGGAGCAGAGCAGAGACCGGAGGCGCAAAacaagaggaggaggcggcggccgaaAACACtgagcagaaaagaaaaaaccgAGCGCGCAAAACCCTAAACCCTAGCCCCCCATCCCTCCCCAAATCCTCCCCTCGCGGCTGCAGGGGACGGAGACCGCCGAGCCGCCATGGCGACCCTCCTGAGGCGCGCGTCGCTGCGGCGGGCCATCGCCTCCGCCGCCTCGGCCGCCACCGCCTCCAGCCCCGAGGTCGaaactctccctgctcctgccctCTCCGCTGTGTGCGCAAAGCGTGTGTTGTTTTCATTTTCGGACGGGTTGGGGGTTGGGGGCGCGCAGCCAGAGCGGACGAGCCCAATGCTTCCGCTGCAGTGATCGGATGCCAGAGCCCTGCTCTGGTCTCGGAGTTTGATCGGCTGCGTTCCTTTTTTAGGCCCCGATTTCTCCTGTTTTAATCTCGATTTCCCACCGTGAGAGCCTGTAAACCCGCTCCAATTTAGTGTATTTCACCAGATGACGCCGTTTTAAACACTATTCTTTTACTGATTTGTTTTAAGGTATATATCCTATCACCCCCTGTTCTGAACCTGCCGTTTGAAAATGCAATTCGTGATAATATGTTGTCTGCTTTATTTAGATTTATTACCTGTGATGGAGTACTGAAAATAGATCAACTGCTTTTTTTAGACTCGATTAGC from Triticum urartu cultivar G1812 chromosome 3, Tu2.1, whole genome shotgun sequence encodes:
- the LOC125545487 gene encoding GDP-L-galactose phosphorylase 1-like isoform X1, which codes for MPVISPLPFSLLPAPAAPAASRARWNSFPHHRLLRVETKAGMCSNGFDSTNCLRMEEVEPNLSPFLHKLFKEWDDRKARGLFHHNITTCETKVLPGEHNFVATLIEGRDQKKRPTEFGMNQVLQPFHSDKFNFTKVKPEEVIFRFQETENDSAQYFDGAPPTVSASPSSILINVSPIGYCHVLLIPRVQECLPQRVDQESFLLAMYVAREAKNPFFRVGYNSLGAFATINHLHFQAYYLKVQYPVEKAPTEKLTVVGNGVTISQLVWYPVSGFVFEGGASLEDLSQVVSDACIFLQENNRPFNVLISESGKRVFLLLQCYAEKQASGKASQEFLDMRINPAVWELSGHLVLKRRKDYDEASAATLCGFLVEASLSEAEFQELKKCVLEFLASGSPEK
- the LOC125545487 gene encoding GDP-L-galactose phosphorylase 1-like isoform X3, giving the protein MPVISPLPFSLLPAPAAPAASRARWNSFPHHRLLRGMCSNGFDSTNCLRMEEVEPNLSPFLHKLFKEWDDRKARGLFHHNITTCETKVLPGEHNFVATLIEGRDQKKRPTEFGMNQVLQPFHSDKFNFTKVKPEEVIFRFQETENDSAQYFDGAPPTVSASPSSILINVSPIGYCHVLLIPRVQECLPQRVDQESFLLAMYVAREAKNPFFRVGYNSLGAFATINHLHFQAYYLKVQYPVEKAPTEKLTVVGNGVTISQLVWYPVSGFVFEGGASLEDLSQVVSDACIFLQENNRPFNVLISESGKRVFLLLQCYAEKQASGKASQEFLDMRINPAVWELSGHLVLKRRKDYDEASAATLCGFLVEASLSEAEFQELKKCVLEFLASGSPEK
- the LOC125545487 gene encoding GDP-L-galactose phosphorylase 1-like isoform X2, whose translation is MPVISPLPFSLLPAPAAPAASRARWNSFPHHRLLRAGMCSNGFDSTNCLRMEEVEPNLSPFLHKLFKEWDDRKARGLFHHNITTCETKVLPGEHNFVATLIEGRDQKKRPTEFGMNQVLQPFHSDKFNFTKVKPEEVIFRFQETENDSAQYFDGAPPTVSASPSSILINVSPIGYCHVLLIPRVQECLPQRVDQESFLLAMYVAREAKNPFFRVGYNSLGAFATINHLHFQAYYLKVQYPVEKAPTEKLTVVGNGVTISQLVWYPVSGFVFEGGASLEDLSQVVSDACIFLQENNRPFNVLISESGKRVFLLLQCYAEKQASGKASQEFLDMRINPAVWELSGHLVLKRRKDYDEASAATLCGFLVEASLSEAEFQELKKCVLEFLASGSPEK